One stretch of Roseibium sp. HPY-6 DNA includes these proteins:
- a CDS encoding branched-chain amino acid ABC transporter permease: MIRETYLNALTLGLFVLVPAWALFADEPFTITLMTRAVIFAIAAIGLNIALGIGGLVSLGHAVFFGIGGYAMGILAYHAQTYTPLAEWPFLIDGTKSMPLIWLVAVVVSALAAFVIGSLSLRTTGVYFIMITLAFGQMFFFFTISWAEYGGEDGLSIYVRNGFPGLNTLAPIQFYGLCFVILCLVLLFTWRLSKSPFGLALNAARQAPVRVETVGLDPTRLKLVAFVISGAITGLAGALFADLNRFVSPTMFSWQTSGEIMIFLILGGVGRLYGPVVGALAFVALEHWLGGLSDYWHIYLGILLLLIVLFGRGGLIGLASGKAAVHD; the protein is encoded by the coding sequence ATGATCCGGGAAACCTATCTGAACGCCCTGACACTTGGGCTCTTCGTTCTCGTTCCGGCTTGGGCGCTGTTCGCGGACGAGCCCTTCACCATAACGCTGATGACCCGCGCCGTAATTTTTGCGATCGCCGCGATCGGTCTTAACATCGCCCTCGGCATTGGCGGCCTTGTCAGTCTCGGTCATGCCGTCTTCTTTGGTATCGGTGGCTACGCGATGGGTATTCTCGCTTACCACGCGCAGACTTATACACCCCTGGCGGAATGGCCGTTCCTGATCGACGGCACCAAGTCAATGCCGCTTATCTGGCTTGTTGCTGTCGTCGTATCGGCACTCGCGGCGTTCGTGATCGGGTCCCTCTCCCTCAGGACCACCGGCGTCTACTTCATCATGATCACGCTGGCCTTCGGCCAGATGTTCTTCTTCTTCACCATTTCCTGGGCCGAATATGGCGGCGAAGACGGATTGTCGATTTACGTGCGCAACGGTTTCCCAGGCCTGAACACGCTTGCGCCGATCCAGTTCTATGGCCTTTGCTTCGTCATTCTGTGCCTCGTCCTGCTCTTCACCTGGAGACTGTCGAAATCTCCCTTCGGGCTCGCCCTCAACGCCGCGCGGCAAGCGCCTGTCCGCGTCGAGACGGTCGGCCTTGATCCGACCCGGCTCAAACTCGTCGCCTTTGTGATTTCCGGTGCCATCACGGGACTGGCCGGAGCTTTGTTCGCCGATCTCAACCGCTTCGTCAGCCCGACCATGTTCAGCTGGCAAACCAGCGGTGAAATCATGATCTTCCTGATCCTGGGCGGTGTCGGTCGTCTCTACGGGCCGGTCGTCGGAGCCCTCGCCTTTGTCGCGCTCGAACACTGGCTCGGCGGCCTCAGCGACTACTGGCATATTTATCTCGGCATCCTGCTTCTGCTCATTGTGCTCTTCGGCCGGGGCGGCCTGATAGGCCTTGCATCCGGAAAGGCGGCCGTTCATGACTGA
- a CDS encoding RidA family protein — translation MPSKHIQPEGWAPAKGYANGMLTKGQTLHVGGQIGWTKDQVFETHDFVGQMEQTLTNIADIVREAGGEVTDIVRLTWFITDKREYLARQKEVGQAYRRVFGRHFPAMSVVVVAGLIEDEALIEIEATAQLD, via the coding sequence ATGCCATCGAAACACATTCAACCCGAGGGGTGGGCACCAGCAAAGGGATATGCGAACGGAATGCTGACAAAAGGTCAGACCCTGCATGTCGGCGGACAGATAGGCTGGACCAAGGATCAGGTTTTCGAGACACACGACTTTGTCGGCCAGATGGAGCAGACGCTGACCAATATCGCGGATATCGTGCGGGAGGCCGGCGGCGAGGTCACCGACATTGTCCGCCTTACATGGTTCATCACCGACAAGCGCGAATACCTCGCCCGTCAGAAGGAAGTTGGACAGGCTTACCGGCGGGTCTTTGGCCGGCACTTTCCGGCCATGTCCGTTGTCGTTGTTGCGGGATTGATCGAGGACGAGGCCCTGATCGAAATCGAGGCAACCGCGCAGCTAGATTGA
- a CDS encoding TIM barrel protein, which translates to MTIKIGNAPCSWGVEFADDPRNPSWQSVLDQCRDAGYRGIELGPVGFMPEDPSELGDALAERDLELIGGVVFRPFHDPAKWDDVKDGSVRTCEALKAHGARHLVLIDSISPRRAPTAGRPGEAEQMSASEWSAYRDKIQDIAKMGTEEYGLITAIHPHAGGFMDFEDEVERLLEEIDDSLLKICLDTGHSHYADFDPVAFMDRHMDRISYMHFKDIDPEVRSRTVANRADFYDACGDGIFCNLGKGSVDFPAVKAKLESSGFTGWCTVEQDCDPEKAQSPLDDARENRTFLHSIGFEVAA; encoded by the coding sequence ATGACAATCAAGATCGGAAATGCACCCTGTTCCTGGGGTGTTGAATTCGCGGATGATCCGCGTAATCCCTCCTGGCAATCGGTCCTCGATCAATGCCGGGACGCCGGCTATCGCGGCATTGAGCTCGGCCCCGTCGGCTTCATGCCCGAAGACCCTTCAGAGCTGGGTGACGCGCTCGCCGAGCGGGATCTGGAACTGATCGGCGGCGTTGTGTTCCGCCCCTTCCACGACCCGGCAAAATGGGACGATGTCAAAGATGGTTCGGTGCGTACCTGTGAAGCACTGAAAGCGCACGGTGCCAGGCACCTCGTTCTGATCGATTCCATCTCACCGCGCCGCGCGCCGACTGCCGGCCGCCCAGGCGAGGCAGAGCAGATGTCGGCGTCCGAATGGTCCGCATACCGGGACAAAATCCAGGACATCGCCAAGATGGGGACGGAAGAATACGGCCTGATAACTGCAATCCATCCGCATGCCGGCGGCTTCATGGATTTTGAGGACGAGGTCGAACGCCTGCTTGAGGAAATCGACGACAGCCTCCTTAAGATCTGCCTGGACACAGGTCACAGCCACTATGCGGATTTCGACCCGGTCGCTTTCATGGATCGTCACATGGACCGGATTTCCTATATGCATTTCAAGGATATAGATCCGGAGGTACGCAGCCGGACCGTCGCGAACCGCGCCGATTTCTACGACGCGTGCGGCGATGGTATTTTCTGCAATCTCGGCAAGGGATCTGTCGACTTTCCCGCCGTCAAAGCCAAGCTGGAAAGCTCCGGCTTCACCGGCTGGTGCACGGTGGAGCAGGACTGCGACCCTGAAAAGGCGCAGTCGCCGCTGGACGACGCCCGCGAAAACCGCACTTTTCTGCACTCTATCGGTTTTGAGGTTGCGGCATGA
- a CDS encoding Gfo/Idh/MocA family oxidoreductase has translation MTKLKWGMIGGGEGSQIGPAHRISASLDGHFHLTAGALDIDPAKGKDYAMRLGVAEDRAYGNWQEMLEGERAREDRLDLVTVATPNATHYEISRAFLEAGFHVLCEKPLTMTAEEAEHIVELAEETGRICAVNYGYSGYPLVRQMRAMVAGGELGKVRLIKAEFAHGFHADAEEADNPRIRWRYDPDQAGTSAVFADAGIHAFHMACFVSGQTPAELSADFASMVGDRQLEDDAMINIRLSDGALCRLWTSAIAVGRMHGLTLQVFGEKGGLSWQQQHPEQLHWTPLNGRTQVLERGDSALSPQAVRASRIPIGHAEGMPVAFANIYHDLADVLKAERDGIAADPLARDFPTAMDGLWSMRAIEAAARSAKSRGAWVGL, from the coding sequence ATGACCAAACTTAAATGGGGCATGATCGGCGGCGGCGAAGGATCGCAAATCGGGCCGGCACATCGCATCAGCGCGTCACTGGACGGGCATTTCCATCTGACAGCCGGGGCGCTCGATATCGATCCGGCCAAGGGCAAGGATTACGCAATGCGGCTTGGCGTTGCCGAGGACCGCGCCTATGGAAACTGGCAGGAAATGTTAGAGGGAGAGCGTGCGCGCGAAGATCGGCTGGACCTTGTGACGGTCGCCACACCGAACGCCACGCACTACGAGATTTCCCGCGCCTTCCTGGAAGCAGGCTTTCATGTGCTGTGCGAAAAACCGCTGACGATGACTGCCGAAGAAGCCGAGCATATCGTTGAGCTCGCTGAAGAAACAGGCAGGATTTGTGCGGTCAATTATGGCTATAGCGGATATCCGCTCGTGCGTCAGATGCGGGCCATGGTCGCCGGTGGAGAGCTCGGAAAAGTCCGCCTGATCAAGGCAGAATTCGCGCATGGGTTCCATGCCGATGCCGAGGAAGCCGACAATCCGCGGATCCGCTGGCGGTATGACCCCGATCAGGCAGGAACGTCCGCCGTCTTTGCCGATGCAGGCATCCATGCCTTCCACATGGCCTGCTTTGTTTCGGGACAAACACCAGCTGAACTATCCGCCGATTTCGCATCCATGGTTGGAGACCGCCAGCTTGAAGATGACGCCATGATCAACATCCGGCTGTCGGACGGCGCACTTTGCAGGCTTTGGACAAGCGCCATCGCCGTCGGCCGCATGCATGGCCTGACGTTGCAGGTTTTTGGTGAAAAGGGCGGGCTTTCCTGGCAGCAGCAGCATCCCGAGCAACTGCACTGGACACCGCTCAACGGCAGGACGCAGGTTCTTGAACGCGGTGACTCGGCGCTTTCGCCTCAGGCGGTGCGCGCGTCCAGAATTCCGATCGGCCACGCGGAAGGCATGCCGGTTGCCTTTGCCAATATCTATCATGATCTGGCTGATGTTCTGAAAGCGGAACGCGACGGCATTGCCGCCGATCCGCTTGCACGGGACTTCCCAACGGCAATGGACGGTCTGTGGTCCATGCGGGCGATCGAGGCCGCAGCACGCTCTGCCAAGTCACGCGGCGCGTGGGTCGGGCTCTGA
- the iolC gene encoding 5-dehydro-2-deoxygluconokinase — MLGRAGMDFYADPPGAEAEHATRFTTALGGSSGNIAAGLARHGLSVSLLTCVSDDSVGRFVLNQLKAYGVATDHVRVLSGESRTSLAVTETRIENTQNTLYRNNASDLLMSEEQVLAVPYVDFEALIVTGTALAANPSREATFRAMEHARRVGALVVIDLDYRPYSWPSAHEAAEVYRAAIESSDFVVGNDDEFAVVANGAHEDGRNLAASLGTSEKTIIYKLGERGSVVFSGDEPFETGIFKVEAIKPMGAGDAFMASLMASIAAEFSLKEAVLRGSAAAAMVVSKFGCAPAMPTPSELDAFLSNHSAPQS; from the coding sequence GTGCTCGGCCGAGCCGGGATGGATTTTTATGCAGATCCTCCCGGAGCCGAGGCGGAACATGCCACAAGGTTCACCACCGCCCTCGGCGGATCGTCCGGCAATATCGCGGCCGGACTTGCGCGGCACGGCCTTTCGGTCAGTCTTTTGACCTGTGTCTCCGATGACTCCGTTGGCCGTTTCGTGCTGAATCAGCTCAAGGCATATGGCGTCGCAACAGACCATGTTCGGGTGCTCAGCGGGGAATCGCGGACATCGCTCGCGGTTACGGAAACCCGGATCGAGAACACCCAGAACACGCTTTACCGGAACAACGCGTCTGATCTCCTGATGAGCGAAGAACAGGTGCTCGCCGTTCCCTATGTTGATTTTGAAGCCTTGATCGTGACGGGAACCGCCCTGGCGGCCAACCCTTCAAGGGAAGCAACATTTAGGGCGATGGAACACGCGCGCCGCGTTGGTGCCCTTGTTGTGATCGACCTTGACTACAGACCCTATTCCTGGCCGAGCGCACATGAAGCAGCCGAGGTTTACCGGGCGGCCATCGAAAGTTCCGATTTTGTCGTCGGCAATGATGACGAGTTCGCGGTCGTTGCCAATGGTGCGCACGAAGACGGGCGAAACCTGGCCGCTTCGCTTGGGACTTCCGAGAAAACAATAATCTACAAACTCGGCGAACGCGGCTCGGTCGTATTCTCGGGTGACGAACCGTTCGAGACCGGCATTTTCAAGGTCGAGGCCATAAAGCCCATGGGCGCGGGCGATGCGTTCATGGCGTCGCTCATGGCGTCAATCGCCGCGGAATTCTCGTTAAAAGAGGCCGTCCTAAGAGGCTCGGCCGCTGCCGCGATGGTGGTTTCGAAGTTCGGGTGCGCGCCCGCAATGCCGACGCCATCTGAGCTCGACGCTTTTCTTTCCAATCACTCAGCCCCCCAGTCCTGA
- a CDS encoding Gfo/Idh/MocA family oxidoreductase: protein METRVIGIGIIGGGYMGKAHAVAMHSVGAVFDTTLRPVLEMVCTTTAEGAARKASELGFKRSTADWRELVHDPKVEAIVIASPQSTHLEIATAAFELGKPVFCEKPLGQDLRQSRDMTAAANVSGCINMVGFNYIRTPASQLAREIIEAGEIGEITYLRGEHTEDFFADPNLPGTWRAQGRSNGNMGDLAPHIINGTQALAGPIERVLAEIDTVVKERPSDNGMVPVTNDDQAQLMCRFTSGALGALYISRTAWGRKMGYAYEIFGTNGAIRFDQEDQNALWLYEGGQNPSREGFRKILTGPHHPDYVNFCLGAGHGTGYQDQIIIEAKDFLTAIETGQNIWPSFEDGLYVNQVIEAAWQSHESKSWINLDEV from the coding sequence ATGGAAACGCGCGTGATTGGCATCGGCATAATCGGTGGCGGCTATATGGGGAAAGCCCATGCTGTTGCTATGCATTCCGTCGGGGCGGTGTTCGACACCACGTTGCGTCCGGTTCTGGAAATGGTTTGCACCACGACTGCAGAAGGTGCAGCCCGAAAGGCGAGCGAGCTTGGGTTCAAACGCTCGACAGCTGATTGGCGAGAGCTGGTCCACGATCCCAAAGTCGAAGCGATCGTGATCGCGTCGCCGCAAAGCACCCACCTTGAAATCGCGACCGCGGCATTCGAATTGGGAAAGCCGGTCTTCTGCGAAAAGCCGCTCGGACAGGATCTGAGACAAAGCCGGGACATGACGGCAGCCGCGAACGTCTCCGGCTGCATCAACATGGTCGGCTTCAACTATATCCGCACACCCGCCTCGCAGCTCGCGCGCGAAATCATCGAAGCAGGCGAAATCGGTGAGATCACCTATCTGCGCGGCGAACATACCGAGGATTTTTTTGCAGATCCCAACCTCCCCGGAACCTGGCGCGCACAGGGCCGCTCCAACGGCAACATGGGAGATCTGGCGCCCCATATCATCAATGGAACACAGGCCCTGGCCGGTCCGATTGAGCGCGTACTTGCGGAAATCGACACTGTGGTGAAAGAACGCCCCTCCGACAACGGTATGGTTCCGGTTACCAATGACGATCAGGCGCAACTCATGTGCCGGTTCACCTCCGGTGCTCTGGGCGCGCTCTATATCAGCCGCACGGCGTGGGGCCGTAAGATGGGCTATGCCTACGAGATCTTTGGAACCAACGGAGCGATCCGTTTCGACCAGGAAGATCAGAACGCTCTCTGGCTTTACGAAGGGGGCCAGAACCCGTCACGGGAAGGTTTCCGGAAAATTCTGACCGGGCCGCATCATCCCGACTATGTGAATTTCTGCCTTGGCGCGGGTCACGGCACCGGATATCAGGACCAGATCATCATCGAGGCCAAGGATTTCCTGACGGCAATCGAGACAGGACAGAACATCTGGCCCTCCTTCGAGGACGGCCTTTATGTAAACCAGGTCATCGAGGCGGCCTGGCAATCGCACGAATCCAAGAGCTGGATCAATCTCGACGAGGTCTAG
- the iolD gene encoding 3D-(3,5/4)-trihydroxycyclohexane-1,2-dione acylhydrolase (decyclizing): protein MVQKTVRLTMAQALVRYLAAQFVEIDGQRVRFCAGGFGIFGHGNVTCLGEALFEHKDELPLWRGQNEQSMAMAAVGYAKQQLRQRFMFATSSAGPGTTNLLTSAGIAHTNRLPLLMLAGDAFVTRLPDPVLQQVEHPGNPSLSVNDAFKSVTRYWDRITHPAQLLQSLPATINTLIDPADCGPVFLGLPQDVQGWAYDYPEKFFEPKTHYLRRQMPDVRELEQAAQILKTAERPLIIAGGGIQYSLATAEMRDFAHTHRIPVVETIAGRANLVFSDELNCGPLGVTGSNSANNLAQEADVILAVGTRLQDFTTGSWTAFAADAQIVTVNVGRHDAAKHMSTPVVGDAKLTLPVLSEALGSFRAAGGWLERAAKERADWSAYLDENTSPTGEDGSNRPMSYAQVIGAINEVCDAEDRVVAAAGGLPAEVTANWRTKSIGSVDVEFGFSCMGYEISGGWGARLGHMEKHPDKETIIFVGDGSYMLLNSDIYSSVLSGAKMIVVVCDNGGFAVINKLQNNTGNESYNNLISDCKLAVEPFSVDFEAHARSMGANAETIHSIEELKEAFQRAKQSERTYVISMKVDAFEGWTQEGHTWWEVGTPEVSNSERVRKAHEDWEAGRAPQRKGV, encoded by the coding sequence ATGGTCCAGAAGACGGTACGCCTGACAATGGCGCAGGCGCTTGTGCGCTATCTGGCTGCGCAATTTGTTGAAATCGACGGTCAACGCGTGCGGTTCTGCGCTGGCGGGTTCGGTATTTTCGGGCACGGAAACGTGACCTGCCTGGGAGAAGCCCTCTTTGAACACAAGGATGAGCTGCCGCTTTGGCGCGGCCAGAACGAACAGTCGATGGCAATGGCCGCTGTCGGCTATGCCAAGCAGCAACTGCGCCAACGCTTCATGTTTGCAACCTCTTCGGCGGGGCCGGGCACGACCAACCTGTTGACGTCAGCCGGGATTGCGCACACCAACCGATTGCCGCTTTTGATGCTTGCCGGGGATGCTTTCGTGACGCGCCTGCCAGACCCGGTCCTGCAGCAGGTCGAGCATCCGGGCAATCCGAGCCTTTCGGTCAACGATGCCTTCAAGAGCGTAACGCGGTACTGGGATCGCATCACGCATCCGGCGCAATTGCTTCAGTCACTTCCCGCAACCATCAACACGCTGATCGACCCGGCCGATTGCGGGCCGGTTTTCCTCGGACTGCCGCAGGATGTGCAGGGCTGGGCCTATGACTATCCTGAAAAATTCTTCGAACCGAAAACGCACTATCTCAGGCGGCAGATGCCGGACGTTCGGGAACTGGAGCAGGCGGCGCAAATTCTCAAGACAGCGGAACGCCCGCTGATCATCGCCGGGGGCGGGATCCAGTATTCGCTGGCAACAGCGGAAATGCGCGACTTTGCGCACACGCACCGGATCCCGGTGGTCGAGACCATCGCAGGACGGGCCAATCTCGTTTTCTCCGATGAGCTGAATTGCGGGCCGCTTGGGGTGACGGGATCAAACTCGGCCAACAACCTTGCACAAGAGGCCGATGTCATTCTGGCTGTTGGAACGCGGCTGCAGGACTTTACGACAGGTTCCTGGACGGCTTTCGCTGCTGATGCGCAGATCGTCACGGTAAATGTCGGACGCCACGATGCGGCAAAGCACATGTCTACCCCGGTTGTCGGTGATGCCAAGCTGACGCTGCCGGTTCTTTCAGAGGCGTTGGGCTCATTCAGAGCAGCAGGCGGTTGGCTGGAGCGCGCCGCGAAAGAGCGGGCGGACTGGTCGGCCTATCTCGACGAAAACACCTCGCCGACGGGCGAGGACGGCAGTAATCGGCCAATGTCCTATGCCCAGGTGATCGGCGCGATCAACGAGGTCTGCGACGCGGAAGACCGTGTGGTCGCAGCGGCAGGTGGATTGCCGGCAGAAGTCACCGCGAACTGGCGCACGAAATCGATCGGCAGCGTTGACGTTGAGTTCGGCTTTTCCTGCATGGGCTATGAAATTTCCGGCGGATGGGGCGCGCGTCTCGGTCATATGGAAAAACATCCGGACAAGGAAACCATCATTTTTGTCGGTGACGGGTCCTACATGCTTCTCAATTCAGACATCTATTCCTCGGTGCTATCCGGAGCGAAGATGATCGTCGTCGTTTGTGATAACGGCGGGTTTGCGGTCATCAACAAGTTGCAGAACAATACGGGGAACGAGTCGTACAACAACCTGATTTCCGACTGTAAATTAGCCGTCGAACCTTTTTCCGTCGACTTCGAGGCACATGCCCGGTCAATGGGAGCGAATGCCGAAACGATTCATTCCATTGAAGAGTTGAAAGAGGCTTTCCAGCGGGCAAAACAGTCCGAGCGAACCTATGTCATCTCGATGAAAGTGGATGCGTTCGAGGGCTGGACGCAGGAAGGGCACACCTGGTGGGAAGTTGGAACGCCGGAGGTTTCGAACAGCGAGCGCGTGCGCAAAGCGCATGAAGACTGGGAAGCCGGTCGCGCTCCGCAGAGAAAAGGCGTCTGA
- a CDS encoding ABC transporter ATP-binding protein, producing MTLLTASNITASYGASQALFGVDLSIGAGEVLALMGRNGMGKSTTVKCICRMLQSGGTLTFDGSDLSKLPSHRAARLGLGLVPEGRRCFGNLTVHENLIAAARSGDWTFERVVDMFPRLGERRNQNASSLSGGEQQMLAIGRALMTNPKLLILDEATEGLAPIIRQEIWAVIRSLKAETGLAILVIDKSIKELRDICDTATILERGRTVWTGKIADLTDDITTTYIGV from the coding sequence ATGACGCTTCTAACGGCCTCGAACATCACCGCCTCCTATGGCGCCAGCCAGGCCCTCTTCGGTGTCGATCTGTCCATCGGTGCGGGCGAAGTTCTCGCTCTCATGGGGCGCAATGGCATGGGCAAGAGCACGACGGTCAAATGCATCTGCCGCATGCTGCAATCGGGTGGCACACTGACCTTTGACGGCAGTGATTTGAGCAAACTTCCGAGCCATCGCGCTGCAAGACTTGGACTGGGCCTCGTCCCGGAAGGCCGCCGCTGCTTCGGCAATCTGACGGTTCATGAAAACCTGATCGCAGCTGCCCGTTCGGGGGACTGGACCTTCGAGCGCGTCGTCGACATGTTCCCAAGGCTCGGGGAGCGGCGCAATCAGAACGCATCATCGCTATCGGGCGGGGAGCAGCAGATGCTCGCCATCGGACGTGCACTGATGACCAACCCGAAACTGCTCATTCTGGACGAGGCGACCGAGGGCCTTGCCCCGATCATTCGCCAGGAGATCTGGGCCGTCATCCGCTCGCTCAAGGCCGAGACCGGCCTCGCGATCCTCGTGATCGACAAGTCGATCAAGGAACTGAGAGACATCTGCGACACCGCGACCATTCTCGAGCGAGGCAGAACGGTCTGGACGGGAAAGATCGCAGATCTCACCGACGACATCACAACAACATATATCGGCGTTTGA
- a CDS encoding class II fructose-bisphosphate aldolase — protein MTAATLAEVLEPALSGNYALAGLVVLGWEDAVAFVEAAEEAGCPVILQAGPGCRAHTPVPVIGKMMRHLADQARVPVVCHLDHGYTVDECRTGIDHGFTSVMFDGSKLPVSENIDLTAGLAEVAHAANVSVEGEVGYVGYAEGAASAFTDPGEAERFDKESGADAIAISVGNVHLQTEKTDGIDFEALSAIERVTSKPLVLHGGSGIPPAVRKRLAQETRVCKFNLGTELRQTFGASLRQTLEDNPQVFDRLSILKSTMPAMRQSVSDILKTITLV, from the coding sequence ATGACCGCTGCGACGCTCGCTGAGGTCCTCGAACCTGCGCTCAGCGGAAACTATGCGCTGGCCGGGCTTGTGGTGCTCGGATGGGAAGACGCCGTCGCGTTTGTGGAGGCTGCCGAAGAAGCCGGGTGTCCGGTCATTCTTCAGGCGGGGCCCGGATGCCGGGCCCACACCCCGGTTCCGGTGATCGGCAAGATGATGCGTCATCTGGCGGATCAGGCAAGGGTGCCGGTGGTCTGCCATCTCGATCACGGCTACACGGTCGATGAGTGCCGCACCGGGATCGATCACGGCTTTACGTCGGTCATGTTTGACGGCTCCAAACTGCCGGTGTCCGAAAATATTGACCTGACCGCGGGGCTCGCCGAAGTGGCCCATGCCGCCAATGTCTCTGTCGAAGGAGAGGTCGGGTATGTCGGCTACGCCGAGGGTGCCGCCTCTGCCTTCACCGATCCGGGAGAAGCAGAGCGTTTCGACAAGGAAAGCGGGGCGGATGCGATCGCGATTTCCGTTGGAAACGTCCATTTGCAGACGGAAAAGACGGACGGTATCGACTTCGAGGCACTGTCGGCGATCGAGCGCGTTACCTCCAAGCCTCTCGTTCTGCATGGAGGCAGCGGTATTCCACCTGCCGTGCGCAAGCGTCTCGCGCAGGAGACCAGAGTGTGTAAATTCAATCTGGGCACCGAGTTGCGTCAGACTTTTGGAGCGTCCCTGCGGCAGACGCTTGAAGACAACCCGCAAGTGTTCGACAGACTTTCCATCTTGAAATCAACCATGCCGGCGATGCGTCAAAGCGTTTCGGATATTCTGAAGACGATTACGCTGGTCTAG
- a CDS encoding 5-deoxy-glucuronate isomerase, whose translation MHFPPYDNANKAIIDVEDSRVPLNYFNIVKLTRGQAFEYAVPGYETAIVPATGTVDVDVEGVAFSALGNRGEDVWDGEPEGVYVPSGAKAQLVCVSDTAEVFIAGAKYDKVLEPFDVRTADIDLVQYGSDDTKTHRKIKHILGTKYHDKVGRLLVSELFTVGQGGWSGFPPHKHDTDRIPEESRHDETYNFRFRPKKGFGMQLVQREDGEVGDAYHIVDGSTIVLDKGYHPCVVAPGYEMYYFTILGGLSQRSLVQFFQPDHAWQIETIPGIKDMIAKFK comes from the coding sequence ATGCATTTTCCTCCCTATGACAATGCGAACAAGGCGATCATCGATGTCGAGGACAGCAGGGTTCCGCTGAACTACTTCAATATCGTCAAGCTGACCCGTGGCCAGGCGTTTGAATACGCGGTGCCGGGTTATGAAACCGCTATTGTTCCAGCAACCGGAACCGTCGATGTCGACGTTGAAGGCGTTGCCTTCTCGGCTCTTGGCAACCGGGGCGAAGATGTCTGGGACGGCGAGCCGGAAGGGGTCTATGTTCCCAGCGGTGCAAAAGCGCAGCTCGTCTGCGTGAGCGACACAGCTGAAGTCTTCATCGCCGGTGCAAAATACGACAAGGTGCTGGAGCCCTTTGACGTGCGGACGGCCGATATCGATCTTGTCCAGTACGGGTCGGACGACACCAAGACGCACCGCAAGATCAAGCATATCCTCGGAACCAAGTATCACGACAAGGTCGGTCGCCTGCTTGTCTCCGAGCTCTTCACGGTCGGGCAGGGTGGATGGTCGGGCTTTCCGCCCCACAAACACGACACGGATCGGATCCCGGAAGAGAGCCGGCACGACGAGACCTATAATTTCCGCTTCCGCCCGAAAAAGGGCTTCGGTATGCAGCTCGTTCAGCGCGAGGACGGGGAGGTGGGCGATGCCTACCACATTGTCGACGGTTCGACGATCGTGCTCGACAAAGGATACCACCCCTGCGTCGTCGCGCCGGGCTACGAGATGTATTATTTCACAATTCTCGGCGGTCTGTCGCAGCGTTCGCTGGTGCAGTTCTTCCAACCTGATCACGCCTGGCAGATCGAGACCATTCCCGGCATCAAGGACATGATCGCGAAGTTCAAATGA
- a CDS encoding ABC transporter ATP-binding protein, which yields MTDPVLETRDICKSFGALRASRNISLDLKAGEIHAIIGPNGAGKTTLIGQICGTLRPDSGSVRLLGQDVTGFATRDRAQRGLGRTFQISSLAMEDTVLQNAVLGALGATANPWRFWKDVLKDTDLRTKAEEALHRVGLQDHALSRTAELSHGQRRQLEVAVALTKEPKAFVMDEPMAGMGSEGSKRLTEFLDKLREQAPILLVEHDMDAVFALADRISVLVYGEVIATGTVDEIRSDAAVREAYLGEDA from the coding sequence ATGACTGATCCGGTTCTCGAAACGCGCGATATCTGCAAAAGCTTCGGTGCCTTGCGCGCCAGCAGGAACATCTCGCTTGATTTGAAAGCTGGCGAAATCCACGCCATCATCGGTCCGAACGGAGCTGGCAAGACAACATTGATCGGCCAGATCTGCGGAACGCTCAGGCCGGATTCAGGTTCTGTCCGTCTTCTGGGTCAGGACGTGACGGGTTTTGCCACCAGGGACCGTGCTCAACGTGGCCTCGGCCGCACGTTTCAGATCTCTTCGCTCGCCATGGAAGACACCGTTCTTCAGAACGCCGTGCTCGGCGCGCTTGGTGCAACGGCAAATCCCTGGCGGTTCTGGAAAGACGTTCTGAAAGACACGGATCTGCGGACGAAGGCCGAAGAAGCGCTCCACCGTGTCGGGCTGCAGGATCACGCACTGTCGCGAACTGCAGAGCTCAGCCACGGCCAGCGCCGGCAGCTTGAAGTGGCCGTTGCGCTCACAAAAGAACCCAAGGCCTTTGTCATGGACGAACCGATGGCCGGCATGGGATCGGAAGGGTCCAAACGCCTGACGGAGTTCCTCGACAAACTGCGCGAGCAGGCACCGATCCTGTTGGTTGAACACGATATGGACGCCGTTTTTGCGCTCGCGGACAGGATCAGCGTTCTTGTATATGGCGAAGTGATTGCCACCGGAACCGTCGATGAAATTCGCTCCGATGCCGCCGTGCGCGAAGCTTACCTCGGAGAAGATGCATGA